The following coding sequences are from one Oryzias melastigma strain HK-1 linkage group LG20, ASM292280v2, whole genome shotgun sequence window:
- the dync2i1 gene encoding WD repeat-containing protein 60 (The sequence of the model RefSeq protein was modified relative to this genomic sequence to represent the inferred CDS: added 9 bases not found in genome assembly): MHSEKKITKEDTWRPADLRRHIRETSDPRDQEDRYVKRKEDSERKRRGGESTERRHRDSEESRQERHLTRERERHAEQRKESSRHREGDRGEEKDREKRRQTDRERRHRDWEKEKVRDRDEDREKKRQDGDNDRKREERDREKKKERRRYEESGERKRDHTDNQRREERDGRHRNDHEGKTKHRDSQERHEGRRHSERKEEREYKEEHRKHREERAYKEEHRKRKEERERKHREVEYDDEKRNENESKEHREVKFSQSDRGEREKHKEKRGKNEEEEGRKHKERRHRDKENVYTDTSKKSSSDKRVKKTTDPEEDNMLTDQWAEEVKEEDDAKEPIDEEALAEEYYEEDFEKLDYEEDFDESADEHEEEKEPPEPEEREELTLQERKEMEAIQRAMAEENKRAGTAQSRQTESKEPEDKPKWNKDSEENRMKASQRGKFIDFVAAKRREVSKKDTVKQIKRSTDLLRLIDLDFSVTVSLLDLPPVSEYELYIRNFGNANTKQAYTQCNEDDAERDIQTEDIETCEKWTQHPSQHSGACGDPNITQGAQERTKSDLNFDSQRLTSFLQSASQVMLVLLEEDQAERKSQMKLKTQPDSSSFSDGSLQINTKLPFLYGRQVSMVHFSQVQRHTMLSVHMPIAKPSAVRLDANTIICIWNIWEPSRPQKILLYEAEVECCCFSPGKAILVFAGTSVGSVVLWDLREHASNHYSLKIGDNEWTIRQPTFSTDAVMGGTGHLSPVTSVEVVPSIVAGAASFLSPDDESSGLTFQLASLDESGVLNFWVVMELPKGSEAGSPTDLGLRPGGKVKLLHSSAIQTSKRSSQHNAVKREPLQALLLKFLPTDSNHFFLGTNLGLVSHGTSYGLKALPKFYRFQEVEERPVDVCSIHFSPFRPNCFLVGCGDGSIRMHTVRREHPAAEWSASTAGERVVSVQWAQTRPTVFCVLDAASNLHVWDLLKNEAQPVITERMTDDRVTAVSVFGDSGQQNIYSGIALARESGKIELLYFRRSLTEPRSGEEEKLDSLMNDAV, from the exons atgcaCAGCGAGAAG aaaataaccAAAGAAGACACGTGGAGACCTGCTGATTTAAGGAGACACATCAGG GAGACTAGTGACCCCAGAGACCAAGAGGATCGCTATGTCAAAAGGAAAGAGGACAGTGAGAGGAAGCGACGCGGTGGAGAGTCCACAGAGAGGCGTCACAGAGACTCAGAGGAGTCCAGGCAGGAGAGACACCTGACCAGGGAAAGGGAGAGGCATGCTGAACAAAGAAAGGAGAGCTCACGACAcagagagggagacagaggagaagagaaagacagagagaagaggagacagacagacagggaACGAAGGCACAGGGATTGGGAGAAAGAGAAAGTTAGGGACAGAGATGAGGACAGGGAGAAGAAAAGGCAAGACGGAGACAATGACAGAAAACGGGAGGAACgagacagagagaaaaagaaggagAGAAGACGATACGAGGAAAGTGGGGAGAGGAAAAGGGATCACACCGATAACCAACGCAGAGAGGAGAGGGACGGTCGCCACAGAAATGACCACGAAGGCAAGACGAAACATAGAGACAGTCAAGAGAGACACGAAGGCCGAAGACattcagaaagaaaagaagaaagag aataTAAGGAggaacacagaaaacacagagagGAAAGAG CGTATAAAGAGGAACACAGAAAGCGTAAAGAGGAGCGAGAAAGGAAGCACAGAGAGGTAGAATATGAT GACGAGAAACGAAATGAAAATGAGTCTAAGGAACATCGGGAGGTCAAGTTTTCCCAAAGTGACagaggagaaagagagaaacacaaggagaaaagagggaaaaatgaagaggaagaggggagaaaacacaaagaaagaagacacagggataaagaaaatgtttacacaGACACATCCAAGAAATCCTCATCGGACAAACgtgtaaagaaaacaacagaccCAGAG GAAGACAACATGCTGACTGATCAGTGGGCTGAagaagtaaaagaagaagacgACGCAAAAGAGCCT GAGGCTTTGGCAGAAGAATACTATGAAGAGGATTTTGAG AAACTG GATTACGAGGAGGATTTTGATGAGAGTGCAGATGAACACGAGGAGGAGAAGGAACCACCGGAACCAGAAGAAAGAGAAGAGTTAACGCTGCAAGAACGAAAAGAAATGGAGGCGATTCAGAGAGCCATGGCCGAAGAGAACAAGAGAGCTGGAACCGCTCAGTCTAGACAAACTGAGAGCAAAGAGCCTGAAGACAAGCCAAAGTGGAACAAAG ACTCTGAAGAGAACCGGATGAAAGCATCCCAACGCGGAAAATTCATCGACTTTGTGGCTGCAAAGCGGCGTGAAGTGAGCAAGAAAGATACGGTTAAACAAAT CAAACGCAGCACAGACTTGCTCCGCCTCATTGATCTGGATTTCTCCGTGACCGTCTCCCTCTTGGACCTTCCGCCCGTCAGTGAATACGAGCTTTACATCAGAAACTTTGGAAATGCAAACACCAAACAG gCGTACACTCAATGCAATGAAGACGATGCGGAGCGAGACATCCAGACGGAGGACATAGAGACGTGTGAGAAGTGGACGCAGCATCCATCGCAGCACAGTGGAGCCTGTGGAG ATCCAAACATCACTCAAGGAGCTCAAGAAAGAACTAAGAGTGATTTAAATTTTGATTCTCAGCGTCTGACGTCATTTCTGCAATCAGCCTCACAG GTCATGCTCGTCCTGTTGGAAGAGGATCAAGCCGAGAGGAAGTCCcaaatgaagctaaaaactCAACCAGACTCGTCGTCGTTCAGTGATGGAAGCCTGCAGATCAACACCAAGTTGCCTTTTCTTTATG GCCGACAAGTTAGCATGGTGCACTTTTCTCAAGTTCAGAGACACACCATGCTGTCAGTCCACATGCCCATAGCGAAACCAAGCGCCGTGCGTCTGGACGCCAACACCATCATCTGCATCTGGAACATCTGGGAGCCGTCCAGACCTCAGAAGATTCTGCTCTACGAAGCTGAG gtGGAGTGTTGCTGCTTTAGTCCTGGAAAGGCCATCCTGGTGTTCGCAGGGACGTCAGTCGGCTCCGTGGTGTTGTGGGACCTGAGGGAGCACGCCAGTAATCATTACAGCTTAAAGATAGGAGACAATGAGTGGACCATCAGGCAGCCCACCTTCTCCACTG ATGCAGTCATGGGCGGGACAGGTCACCTCTCACCTGTGACCTCTGTTGAGGTTgttccctccattgtggctggAGCAGCGTCTTTTTTATCACCTGATGATG AATCTTCAGGATTGACATTCCAACTTGCCTCTTTGGATGAAAGTGGGGTGTTAAATTTCTGG GTGGTGATGGAGCTCCCTAAAGGCAGTGAAGCTGGCTCTCCAACAGATCTAG GTCTCCGGCCTGGGGGCAAAGTAAAGCTGCTTCACAGCTCAGCCATCCAGACTTCTAAGAG GTCATCGCAGCACAATGCCGTAAAAAGAGAACCCCTACAGGCACTTCTCCTAAAATTCCTCCCAACAGACTCCAATCACTTCTTTCTTGGCACAAATCTG GGTCTGGTCAGCCATGGAACAAGTTATGGTTTGAAGGCGTTACCAAAGTTTTACAGGTTTCAGGAGGTTGAAGAGCGACCCGTTGATGTCTGCTCCATCCACTTCTCACCCTTCAGACCCAACTGTTTCCTG GTGGGTTGTGGTGACGGCAGCATTAGGATGCACACCGTCAGGCGGGAGCATCCCGCCGCGGAGTGGAGCGCCAGCACAGCCGGAGAACGGGTGGTGTCGGTGCAGTGGGCTCAGACCAGACCCACAGTGTTCTGCGTTCTGGATGCGGCGTCAAACCTTCACGTTTGGGATCTACTGAAAAACGAGGCGCAGCCTGTGATCACAGAGAGAATGACTGATGATCG GGTGACAGCTGTGTCCGTGTTCGGCGACTCGGGTCAGCAGAACATATATTCAGGAATAGCTTTAGCGCGCGAGTCAGGAAAAATAGAGCTGCTGTATTTTAGAAGAAGTTTAACCGAGCCCCGCTCTGGAGAGGAGGAAAAGCTGGATAGTTTGATGAATGACGCCGTTTAA